A genomic segment from Malaclemys terrapin pileata isolate rMalTer1 chromosome 1, rMalTer1.hap1, whole genome shotgun sequence encodes:
- the LOC128832619 gene encoding olfactory receptor 51G2-like: MSAVNDTNFNSAVFLLTGIPGQEDVYLLISIPFCLMYVISIVGNSVILFIIKTDPSLHEPMYIFLSMLAITDLGILIATMPTILGIYLFNSREISLDACFAQLFFIHLFQCIESSILLLMAFDRFIAIRNPLRYTSILTLQRIAKVGLVFVLIRFALTVPLPFLLKRFRYCRANVLSHSYCLFQEVMKMACSDITINSIYGLVVTFLTMGLDSLLIFLSYVMILKTVLSITSHMECLRALNTCISHLCAVLLFYTPEISLSVIHRFGKGSPPLLQILLGYVYLLIPPLMNPIVYSVKSKHLRARIIRVFVK, translated from the coding sequence atgtcagctgtcaatgacaccaaCTTCAACTCTGCAGTGTTCCTGCTCAccgggatacctgggcaggaagaTGTCTACCTGTTGATCTCTATCCCCTTCTGCTTAATGTATGTTATTTCGatagtaggaaattcagtcattctgttcattataaaaacagatccaagcctccatgagcccatgtacattttcctttccatgttggccaTCACAGACCTTGGCATATTGATAGCCACCATGCCAACGATACTGGGCATATACTTGTTTAACTCTAGGGAGATTAGCCTTGATGCCTGTTTTgctcagctgttcttcatccacttATTTCAATGCATTGAATCCTCCATTCTCCtgttgatggcctttgaccgcttcatCGCAATCCGTAACCCACTGAGATATACTTCTATCTTAACCCTGCAGAGAATAGCCAAGGTGGGACTTGTGTTTGTGCTAATACGGTTTGCCCTAACAGTCCCACTCCCCTTTCTCTTAAAACGGTTCCGATACTGTCGagccaatgtcctctcccattcctactgtCTGTTCCAGGAGGTCATGAAGATGGCTTGTTCCGATATCACAATCAACAGCATCTATGGCTTGGTTGTTACATTCTTAACAATGGGGTTGGACTCACTGCTCATCTtcctctcttatgtgatgatcctcaaaacagtgCTTAGCATCACGTCCCACATGGAGTGCCTgagggccctgaacacctgcaTCTCCCACCTCTGCGCTGTCCTGCTCTTCTATACGCCAGAGATCAGCTTGTCTGTGATACACAGATTTGGGAAGGGCtctcctcccttgctgcagattctCCTGGGCTATGTCTACCTGCTCATCCCGCCTCTGATGAACCCAATCGTGTACagtgtgaaaagcaaacaccttcgtgcGAGGATAATCAGGGTGTTCGTCAAGTGA